The Bacteroidales bacterium genome has a segment encoding these proteins:
- a CDS encoding DNA translocase FtsK — protein sequence MAKKTKKQKKQDDRYKFLTGIFFLFLAIYITLAFTSFFFTWKTDQSFQWGEVVSNADVVVENWAGKVGARMANLFIAKWFGVASFLIPFFLVILAFKLFRVKLLPVGKTFQYSIIGLILFSLLLGYLFQDMNGYLVNGLGGGHGLFMAQWLNAFIGKVGTAFLLIILFSTFILSLYPVSMNEIKRGILALPAQMFYGGKKVAAAGIASAEDSIQTEGIKAKSAKKHKKEKTEAQKEEKTVKDWSTPEEVKNITQKVAPEKETETTQTTAKDHTSQSKYEEKSAKKTESIEVPGNGESTGEEGIQFTIEKSEEEREEGNLGNQEIKDYDPTLELSNFQLPPIEILEDYGDEEGEQEINKEEIIRNKNKIVETLGNYKIQIDKIRATIGPTVTLYEIVPAPGIRISKIKNLEDDIALSLAALGIRIIAPIPGKGTIGIEVPNESKEIVSMRSVLTSKNFREAEHELPIGLGKTISNETYVIDLGQLPHLLVAGATGQGKSVGLNAIITSLLYKKHPSQLKFVLVDPKKVELTPYAKIKNHYMAKIPDIEEPIVTENQDIIKTLNSLCVEMDERYNLLKHAHVRNISEYNKKFIKKRLNPEKGHRYLPYIVVVIDEFADLIMTAGKEVESPIARLAQLARAIGIHLIIATQRPTTNIITGVIKANFPARIAFRVTSQIDSRTILDSTGANQLIGRGDMLISTGSDLTRLQCAFIDSEDIEKLTDFISNQQGFAQPFELPEYEDENDLDGNGSKKVDKWDALFEEAARTVVRHQQGSTSLIQRKLSIGYNRAGRIMDQLEAANIVGPHEGSKARTVQFPDEYALEQYLSNFFNTNQ from the coding sequence ATGGCAAAAAAAACCAAAAAACAAAAGAAGCAGGACGACAGGTATAAATTTTTAACAGGAATTTTTTTCCTCTTTCTGGCCATTTATATTACCCTGGCCTTTACTTCTTTTTTCTTCACCTGGAAAACAGACCAAAGTTTCCAATGGGGAGAGGTGGTTTCCAATGCAGATGTAGTAGTTGAAAACTGGGCCGGGAAAGTGGGTGCCCGAATGGCCAACCTATTTATTGCCAAATGGTTTGGAGTTGCTTCATTCCTCATTCCCTTTTTCCTGGTTATTCTGGCTTTCAAATTATTCAGGGTAAAACTACTGCCTGTAGGAAAAACCTTCCAGTATTCTATCATTGGATTGATCCTCTTCTCGTTGCTCCTGGGGTATTTGTTCCAGGATATGAACGGCTACCTGGTCAACGGACTTGGGGGAGGTCACGGGCTATTTATGGCGCAATGGCTAAACGCATTCATAGGAAAAGTAGGTACGGCTTTTCTGTTAATCATCCTATTTTCAACCTTTATTCTATCCCTTTATCCTGTATCCATGAATGAAATCAAGCGGGGGATTCTCGCTTTACCAGCCCAAATGTTTTACGGGGGTAAAAAGGTGGCCGCCGCAGGTATTGCTTCAGCAGAAGACAGTATACAAACCGAAGGAATAAAAGCAAAATCCGCTAAAAAGCACAAAAAAGAAAAAACAGAAGCCCAGAAAGAAGAAAAAACGGTCAAAGACTGGAGCACCCCTGAGGAGGTAAAAAATATCACACAGAAGGTAGCACCCGAAAAAGAAACCGAAACCACTCAGACCACGGCAAAGGACCATACTTCCCAATCAAAATATGAAGAAAAATCCGCCAAAAAAACCGAAAGCATAGAAGTGCCAGGTAATGGGGAAAGTACGGGAGAAGAAGGCATTCAGTTCACCATAGAGAAATCGGAAGAGGAGCGGGAAGAAGGGAATCTTGGTAATCAAGAGATCAAGGATTATGACCCGACCCTTGAACTGAGTAATTTTCAACTGCCACCCATCGAGATACTTGAGGATTACGGCGATGAGGAAGGCGAGCAGGAGATCAATAAAGAGGAAATCATCAGAAACAAAAACAAGATCGTTGAAACTTTAGGCAACTATAAAATACAGATAGATAAGATACGGGCTACCATCGGACCCACGGTTACCCTTTACGAGATTGTACCGGCCCCGGGCATCAGAATATCAAAAATCAAGAATCTTGAGGACGACATCGCCCTCAGTCTGGCTGCCCTGGGAATCCGAATCATTGCCCCTATACCCGGCAAAGGCACCATTGGTATTGAAGTGCCCAATGAAAGCAAAGAGATCGTTAGCATGCGGTCGGTGCTGACCTCGAAAAATTTCAGGGAGGCCGAACATGAACTTCCCATAGGTCTTGGAAAAACCATTTCCAATGAAACCTATGTGATCGATCTGGGGCAACTGCCCCACCTTTTGGTAGCAGGTGCCACAGGCCAGGGAAAATCCGTAGGTCTGAATGCCATCATTACTTCCCTGCTCTATAAAAAACATCCAAGCCAGCTTAAATTTGTCCTTGTGGATCCGAAAAAGGTGGAACTTACCCCCTATGCCAAGATCAAAAACCATTACATGGCCAAAATCCCCGATATTGAAGAACCCATTGTCACAGAGAACCAGGATATCATCAAAACCCTGAACTCTCTTTGTGTGGAGATGGACGAGAGGTACAACCTGTTGAAACATGCCCATGTTAGAAATATCAGTGAATACAACAAGAAGTTTATCAAGAAACGGCTCAACCCGGAAAAAGGCCATAGGTACCTGCCCTATATTGTGGTGGTGATTGACGAGTTTGCAGACCTGATCATGACGGCAGGCAAAGAAGTGGAAAGTCCTATTGCAAGGCTGGCACAACTGGCTCGTGCTATAGGCATTCACCTGATCATTGCCACCCAGCGACCCACCACCAATATCATTACCGGGGTGATCAAAGCCAACTTTCCGGCCAGAATTGCCTTCAGGGTAACTTCGCAGATCGATTCCAGAACCATCCTGGATAGTACGGGAGCCAACCAGCTTATAGGACGCGGGGATATGCTGATCTCTACAGGCAGCGACCTTACCCGTCTGCAGTGTGCCTTTATTGATTCAGAGGACATTGAAAAACTAACTGACTTCATCAGCAATCAGCAGGGATTTGCACAACCTTTCGAACTACCGGAATATGAAGATGAAAACGATCTGGACGGTAACGGCTCCAAAAAGGTAGATAAATGGGATGCCCTTTTTGAAGAGGCTGCACGAACAGTAGTGCGTCATCAGCAAGGCTCTACCTCCCTGATCCAGCGGAAGCTTTCCATCGGAT
- the arcC gene encoding carbamate kinase, with protein MRKLAVVALGGNALVREDQTGTIEEQEQNVTDTLENLLFLLEEDYHLVISHGNGPQVGNLLMKNDAGEYVYGLPQMPLDVCVADTQGEIGYMIERMMLNLLRKYNINKDVVTLVSQVEVDKDDPAFQDPQKRVGKTYNKEQADKLNKEKGWIFKEEVKTEGGWRRVVPSPLPNAIMNEDVIETLARQGNVVIATGGGGIPVYTDEENRVRPTEAVIDKDMASSLLAAKIKADEFYILTDVPYVYINYKKPGEKKLDPLDLADAKKYLDQGMFSEGSMAPKMRAAVQFVEKGGEKSVITEARLLKDKTYGTKIIAKYE; from the coding sequence ATGAGAAAACTAGCAGTTGTAGCATTGGGAGGGAATGCTTTGGTCAGAGAAGATCAGACGGGTACAATAGAAGAACAGGAACAAAATGTTACGGATACACTGGAAAATCTTCTTTTTTTGCTTGAAGAGGATTATCATCTTGTAATCAGCCATGGTAACGGGCCACAGGTAGGTAATTTGCTAATGAAGAATGATGCCGGGGAATATGTATATGGCTTGCCGCAAATGCCTCTTGATGTATGTGTTGCCGATACGCAGGGAGAGATAGGATATATGATTGAACGGATGATGCTCAATTTGTTGCGTAAATATAATATCAACAAGGATGTTGTGACCCTTGTCAGCCAGGTAGAAGTAGATAAAGACGACCCGGCTTTTCAGGACCCCCAGAAACGGGTAGGGAAAACCTATAATAAGGAACAGGCCGATAAGCTAAACAAAGAAAAGGGTTGGATATTCAAAGAAGAAGTAAAAACCGAAGGGGGCTGGAGACGTGTGGTACCCTCGCCATTGCCCAATGCCATAATGAATGAGGATGTGATAGAGACGCTTGCCCGCCAGGGAAACGTTGTGATAGCTACCGGTGGTGGAGGTATTCCCGTTTATACAGATGAGGAGAACAGGGTAAGACCCACCGAGGCGGTTATTGACAAGGATATGGCCTCTTCTCTCCTGGCTGCAAAGATTAAAGCGGATGAATTCTACATCCTCACCGATGTGCCGTATGTATATATCAACTATAAAAAGCCTGGCGAAAAAAAGCTGGATCCTTTGGATCTGGCTGATGCCAAAAAGTACCTGGATCAGGGCATGTTCTCTGAGGGTAGTATGGCCCCAAAAATGAGAGCGGCTGTCCAGTTTGTAGAAAAAGGAGGAGAGAAAAGTGTCATCACCGAAGCCAGACTACTTAAGGACAAAACCTATGGAACCAAGATCATTGCAAAATATGAATGA
- the argF gene encoding ornithine carbamoyltransferase, with amino-acid sequence MSFNIRNRNFLKLLDFTPGEIGFLLDLSMNLKSAKYTGTEQQKLIGRNIALIFEKASTRTRCAFEVAAHDQGANVTYLGPTGSQMGQKESMKDTARVLGRMYDGIEYRGFGQEVVEELGTYAGVPVWNGLTNEFHPTQVLADFMTMKEHSDKPLNKIKFAYLGDARNNMGNSLLIGAAKMGMDFRSVAPGKVQPSGELVQQARDIAEETGAQIMVTDSIGEGVRDCDFLYTDVWVSMGEDEEVWKQRIELLKPYQINKSLLEQTNNPNAKFLHCLPSFHNRETKMGEEIYKKFGIESMEVTDEVFESEASLVFDEAENRVHTIKAVMVATLGQ; translated from the coding sequence ATGTCATTCAACATCCGAAACAGAAACTTTCTGAAGCTTCTTGATTTTACTCCCGGAGAAATTGGGTTTCTTCTGGATTTGTCTATGAACTTGAAATCGGCCAAATACACCGGTACGGAACAACAAAAACTGATTGGCCGCAATATTGCCCTGATCTTTGAAAAGGCTTCAACCCGTACAAGGTGTGCTTTTGAAGTAGCGGCCCATGATCAGGGTGCCAATGTAACCTATCTGGGTCCCACCGGCTCTCAGATGGGACAGAAGGAATCCATGAAAGATACAGCCCGTGTGTTGGGCAGAATGTACGATGGAATTGAATACAGGGGTTTCGGTCAGGAAGTGGTGGAAGAGTTGGGCACGTATGCAGGAGTGCCTGTATGGAATGGTTTGACCAATGAATTTCATCCCACCCAGGTATTGGCGGATTTTATGACGATGAAGGAACATTCGGACAAACCTTTGAATAAGATTAAGTTCGCTTATCTTGGAGATGCCAGGAACAATATGGGCAATTCCTTGCTGATTGGTGCCGCCAAGATGGGAATGGATTTCCGCTCAGTGGCTCCCGGAAAAGTTCAGCCCTCCGGAGAACTGGTACAGCAGGCCCGTGATATAGCAGAAGAGACCGGAGCACAGATCATGGTGACGGATAGCATCGGTGAAGGAGTGAGGGACTGCGATTTTCTATATACCGATGTTTGGGTGTCGATGGGTGAGGACGAAGAAGTTTGGAAGCAAAGGATTGAGCTTCTTAAACCTTATCAGATCAATAAGTCGCTGCTGGAACAAACCAACAATCCCAATGCGAAGTTTCTGCATTGCCTTCCTTCTTTCCACAACAGAGAAACGAAGATGGGAGAGGAGATTTATAAAAAATTCGGGATTGAATCCATGGAAGTGACCGATGAGGTATTTGAATCGGAGGCCTCCCTCGTATTCGACGAGGCAGAGAACCGGGTACACACGATCAAGGCAGTGATGGTGGCAACG